A window of Daucus carota subsp. sativus chromosome 2, DH1 v3.0, whole genome shotgun sequence genomic DNA:
catgtATTTTACGTCAGAGCCacttttcataaaatataaaataaattaagaggAGTGCACAGGTGACACTTGGACATGTGACTATCTGgcggggttttatatcaaactgaccACATCAAAATTTCTCACTTTACCCCCTATTTAATTTCGGACTCATTTAAgtcactataaaccaaatatatatcattttacccacttcaCTATTCATATTTTGccacttaatcatttatcaaaaatcaaccgcttgtttttttactacaaaaccacttcgagtactttcataattgtctctagtatttatcaaaataatttggtaatttttaaaacaacatAGCTAGGGtgatcatataattatatatttataactttatattttttaaactacATAGTTATGTTGTTTTaaaaattcccaaattattttaataaatatagagacaattatgaaagtactcgaagtgattttgtagtaaaaaaacaaaaggttGATTTTAGATGAATGATTAAGTGAAGAAGAATGAATAGTGATGtagataaattaatatatatttagtttatagTAGCTTAAATAAGTCAGAAATGTTTCTATATAAACCTCTAAGAAGCTGACGTCTGCTTCATCGATCACCACCATCTCTCTTTCTCCACTTTTAGAATCTGCAGAAACCTATACCAAAGAAGAGCCTTGCTAAAATCGAACCAAAGTTGAAGTTTTGTAGTAACAAAGTGAAAATGGGTTTCTTCGATATTCTCTAGCAAGTAGCAATACAAACATATCTGGTTCTAAATTCGAGAAAGCTTCAGGTGATCACTTTCCCGAAAGCAAACGGTATTTTGGTCTTGAGAATTTTGGTAATACTTGCTATTGCAACTCTTCTTTTCATATATCTCTtcgttttttttgtttgttactttcattttctgatttattttgagtggaatCACGAAAAGTGTTgactttaatcttgtttgtttgcttaatccttgtgttttgtttggtttcggttttttggCGATTTTTCGTGTTACAAATGAGACGCTTCATTGTTCGTTTCGTATACGACGAGCCAACTTGACCGATAGCATAGCGGTGGAGGCCGATGATGGCGGCGGCGGCGGTTTCGGGACGGGATCCAGTTTCAGAAAGGAAAGcactaattgtgccttaattgaaggCATAAATTGTGCCTCGTAATTGAGGCTCGTAATTGTGCCTCGGGGTGTTAATTTTGCCTCGTAATTGAGGACGTTAATTGTGCCTATTTATtaagggcgtaaattgtgcctctttattgagagcgttaattgtgccttaattaaggacattaatatcttattattatgccttaattaagagtttaattgtctcaatcatgagttatcatgattgtgggaattttttatttaatctgttaaatatatcgacttatattcttcttgtttctcttgttttattattttcaggattcttggaagaagaccggtttttcttttcggacattaaagttttattgtctaaatttccccggtcatcttgcatgtccgacggttagataataagctttcttgaattaaagaattatcacggtgaattgccgatgctcgttgagatttattctcattttcaaaaaaaaaaaaaaaaaaaagtcagaaATGGGTATCTCAAGTGAGAAATTTTGACAAAATGGATGGCCCCAGATATGGCGTGGCTTAATAAATTAGCACATCAGTTATTCAAATGGAACACTTAACACCCAAGTGATAAAAGTCAATAGTACCCGTTATGAAAAGATCAATAAATCTAGCATCTGTTAAGGAGATTATTTTGGCTGATTGACAGCTTCCATCTAACTGAAAAAACCCCATCAACAAAGTCTTAATTTTGTGATAATAATATCTCCTCATTTCAGTCTTCCACAGAAGAAAGCTATCAACTTCGTTTTGCTAAATTGTATTTAATGGCGCACAGTGAGCCATCATAAGCTTTCCTGGAGACCCaccttcttcatttgtaagaaTAGTAAAGTTTCTCTCAGAAATCATTCacttttttgaatttcaaaaggtgggttcaattttttttaattatatttctgATTACTACATTTCTCGTTTTAACTCTGGTTTAaattggtttatatatatattcacttatATGATATAGATTTCTGTGTTCAGATTTTTTGACTGGAGAATCACTGTAGTTTGCATGTTCTGATGATTATGCTTTTGTTTGAAACTTTGAATGCCTCAGTTTCTACCTGGAGATGATTACTTCCTTTTTTGTTTGGTAACTTTTTGAAATTCTTGGTTTTGCTGATTGGTAACTTTGAGTCCCCTATGCAATAAAATAATGTGGAGATTTTGTGTAATCTGTTTCTTTATGTGACACCCTTTTGTCTTTTAACTGAATTTCCCATGAGGTGGTGTCAGAACAAAAAAAGATTCAAACTTGGAGAAgtgaaaaaattaatctttagcTATGGAGTCTTATTTGTAAGATTCTGATGCCTTCTGTTAGCCTTTTCTACCACACCCTGTACTTGTTCTCATCACCTCTCTGCTCATAACAACATGTTAAGATTCTTCTGAGTATCCTCATCACTTTTCTTTCAGTTATCTACACTTGCCTTGTTAATTTCATTTCACACTTGTGTGTTATAGTACTAGAGTATCTTTTACTTTGTTCAGAATACAGTTTATAGTTTAGTTTCTGCGGTGAAAGGGAAGATGGGGAGAGCTACCAGATGGTTGAGAGGCTTATTTGGGATGAAGAAGGAGAAAGCAAATGCGGATAGTTCCAATTTGAGTGACAAGAAAGACAAGAAGAGGCAGAGTTTTGCTGTGATTCTTGAAGATTCGGGTTTTGTGGATCAAACTGCAGCGAAGAATCATGCAAGTAATTCCACTAGTTCAAAATCTTATACTTCTGAGTCGGGGAAAGAGCAGAATAAGCATGCTATTGCTGTTGCTGCAGCCACTGCAGCTGCGGCGGATGCTGCTGTTGCTGCAGCTCACGCGGCAATGACTGTTGTTAGACTTACCAGCCAGGGGAGAGGAGCTGTGTCTCCTAGTGGCAGAGAGATATGTGCTGCGATCAAGATTCAGGCCGTCTTTAGAGGTTTTCTGGTAAGCGAGCTTCACTTTGGTTGATCAAGTATTtcctaatttatttttgttttagttaaaataaataaatagagtaaTCCTTATCTGTCACTTGTTCAAtgtgtaaaaattaaaatcaccgtTTTTTATACCCCAATTATGAGAAGGTCTTAACATTCAAGTATCCAGAAGCAGCAGATTAGTCATTTTGTTATATGTTATGTCGAGATCTTATCAACTTACGAAATCCTGTTTTATTGGATatctttgaaatttgaaatttcgcAGGGATAACATTTCTGAAGTTTATAGGTATCCTTTTGGCGGTAATCTTTGTTTGTCACTGTTTCCTGTTTCCTGCTGATCTAGCTTGTTTGTTTCTTATACTTTGCGGACTTTATGTGTGCATTTCTGGATTATATGAATTTGTAAGTTTTGTTTTTGTACACAGTGTGTTGTATCTTATATTCATTATCTCGCAGTCTCGGAAAGCTCTTCGTGCTCTAAAAGGGCTGGTAAAACTACAAGCTCTTGTTCGAGGCTACCTTGTGAGGAAGCGAGCTGCTGCCACTCTTTACAGTATGCAAGCTCTTATAAGAGCTCAGGCCTCTATCAGATCTCAGAGGGCTCGTCGTTCTTTCAAACATGAGCAGCATTGTCAGCCAGTTACCCGACGCAGAAAGTCTGCAGTAAGAATCAATTTCCATTAATTAGAATTGCTACACTTTCTCAAATGTCTTGTGCTAAATATGTACTTTCAATGATTATTATGTATGTCAGGAGAGGGTTGAGGACAGAAATGAATTCCATAGCAAAACGCTTTCAGCTTCATTTGATAACAAATATACAGCCTTCGAAGAGAGCCCCaaaaatgttgaaattgacACATTCAAGCCAAAATCAACACCTCGCAGATTTCCAACATCTTCACCAGAATCTGGGGAAGACCCATATTTCCAAAGCAGCAGTTCTCCTGCTCCATGCGCCCTCCCTGCTCGCGTCTACATCCCTGATCATCGACACGTACAAGAATATGATTGGAGTTTCATGAGTGATGAGTATAAGGCTTCAACTGCTCATAGCACTCCGCGTTTTGCAAACTCTGCCTACTCAAAAATTCCAGCAACACCGCCCAAGAGCCTATACGGTGATAGCTTCTTCAGGCCATACTCAAACCACCCTAGTTACATGGCGAACACGCAATCTTTTAAAGCAAAAGTAAGGTCTCAGAGTGCTCCGAAGCAAAGGCCAGAACTCGGGCAAAAGAAGAAGATGTCACTAAGTGAAATAATGGCATCCAGATCCAGCTTCAGCGGTGTTAAAATGCAACGATAATGAGTAGATCGAATATACTAGTAAATCAAGTTGTCAGAGAAGCTAGATTATGAACATCTTTATTTTCGCATTGTTCTTCACCCTGAAACGCAGCAGAATAGAGCGGAGAGTAGTTGGTGTATATTATTGTCATAAGTTTGGTTGAACCAGTGTCACGAAATGAAAACGGAGCGTTTTCAGTAATTGTCATTTTGTTTAGAACCAGTCCATCATCAGAACTCTGGTTCGACGGAATTTTATTATTGCACTGCTATATTCGCACTTTAGGCTTCAAGGTATTGCTATGATTCATAACCTGAGATTTTATTGAAAGCTGAACTCATCAATTTAACATCAGCAGTCCCTTCAGGAGCTAAAAGTAAAAACTGGTTTGACTGCAACATTATAGTTTGCGCTTACATCAATCTCTAACATTTCGTGCAGTGTGCAGATAAGGTGTAACTTATTCTCTCTCCGacactatttttaaatttcagaaCTATCCTCCTCCTTGCTTCTTACATTATTAACACAACCCACTTCCCTCCAAAATGGCATCATTTATATAAACTGGAAAAATAAACAGCACACAAAATTTAAACGATGCTTTTAGGGATTAGTAGAcataatattaatcaaatacttacaatatttttaaaactataatataatttaaagtgTAAAACCAACTCCAATATAATAGTAAAGTGGAGTAAAACTTGCATCAAATATTG
This region includes:
- the LOC108206589 gene encoding protein IQ-domain 26; translated protein: MGRATRWLRGLFGMKKEKANADSSNLSDKKDKKRQSFAVILEDSGFVDQTAAKNHASNSTSSKSYTSESGKEQNKHAIAVAAATAAAADAAVAAAHAAMTVVRLTSQGRGAVSPSGREICAAIKIQAVFRGFLSRKALRALKGLVKLQALVRGYLVRKRAAATLYSMQALIRAQASIRSQRARRSFKHEQHCQPVTRRRKSAERVEDRNEFHSKTLSASFDNKYTAFEESPKNVEIDTFKPKSTPRRFPTSSPESGEDPYFQSSSSPAPCALPARVYIPDHRHVQEYDWSFMSDEYKASTAHSTPRFANSAYSKIPATPPKSLYGDSFFRPYSNHPSYMANTQSFKAKVRSQSAPKQRPELGQKKKMSLSEIMASRSSFSGVKMQR